A stretch of the Lolium perenne isolate Kyuss_39 chromosome 3, Kyuss_2.0, whole genome shotgun sequence genome encodes the following:
- the LOC127339803 gene encoding protein FAR1-RELATED SEQUENCE 5-like, with protein MQPELNLPAPPSTGLDCPSHSPPAQRQVLPRPAEIFQPHLHVDHTASSLVLYHPPTHVASSVAPFTTGDGTCRSLAPTCDSSGSATDLVGAEPTLSIMEPLETIAQSLGSTTATTLEDDANIFFTGAMLSSSYDGDSYSTPMRKKNLPFCGTTYEPECNDELQPKIGMEFDSWENGESFYTRYAHEVGFSVRTGKQHLAKDRVAMWKRFVCAKQGWRKAKELNNESVKKRKRNVKISRCGCEAMIGLKRRNDGKYVVARLVLQHTHQLVSPSKRQFLRSNREVSSELRSKLFTCHKALIGTSATYRLLSVERGPGQVGCMKRDLQNCYRDFKETIKDSDAQTIIGAMKTKQSINPSFFFDYKLDEENKLTHIFWADGTSRKNYALFGQVVSFDSTYRTNQYDMVFAPFTGVNHHDTEIPFLFKLAACKCTCSSFTKEIHYSLQKKHIINGNSLKYTITTIT; from the exons ATGCAGCCGGAGCTCAACCTACCGGCGCCGCCTAGCACAGGGCTGGACTGCCCCTCGCATTCTCCTCCGGCACAGCGTCAAGTGCTGCCGCGACCTGCGGAGATATTCCAGCCGCATCTCCACGTCGACCACACGGCCTCATCTCTGGTTTTGTACCACCCGCCGACACATGTCGCATCGTCTGTGGCTCCATTCACGACCGGAGACGGGACCTGTAGAAGCCTCGCGCCGACATGCGATTCCTCGGGGAGTGCCACAGATCTTGTTGGAGCTGAGCCTACTTTG TCTATCATGGAGCCATTGGAAACTATTGCTCAGAGCTTAGGGTCAACGACGGCCACGACGCTTGAGGACGATGCCAACATTTTTTTCACG GGTGCAATGTTGTCCAGTTCATATGACGGAGATAGCTACAGCACACCCATGAGAAAAAAAAACCTGCCATTTTGT GGAACGACGTATGAGCCTGAATGCAATGATGAATTGCAGCCCAAAATTGGCATGGAATTTGATAGCTGGGAAAATGGCGAGTCATTCTACACACGGTATGCTCATGAGGTTGGGTTTTCTGTACGAACAGGAAAACAACACTTAGCGAAGGATCGTGTAGCAATGTGGAAGCGGTTTGTCTGTGCAAAGCAAGGCTGGAGGAAAGCAAAAGAGCTCAACAATGAATCTGTGAAGAAACGGAAAAGAAATGTGAAGATAAGTAGGTGTGGTTGTGAGGCTATGATAGGTTTGAAGAGAAGAAACGATGGTAAGTATGTGGTTGCCCGTTTGGTTCTACAGCACACACATCAGCTCGTGTCACCAAGTAAGCGGCAGTTCCTAAGATCAAATAGAGAAGTAAGCAGTGAACTCAGGAGCAAATTATTTACATGCCATAAAGCATTGATTGGCACTTCTGCAACATACCGTTTGCTTAGTGTAGAAAGAGGACCTGGACAAGTTGGTTGCATGAAGCGTGATTTACAGAACTGCTACCGTGATTTCAAGGAAACAATTAAAGATTCAGACGCCCAAACGATTATTGGTGCTATGAAAACTAAGCAAAGCATCAATCCATCGTTTTTCTTTGATTACAAACTAGATGAAGAGAACAAGCTAACACATATTTTCtgggctgatggtacctctcggAAGAACTATGCACTATTTGGGCAGGTTGTCTCCTTTGATTCTACATATCGAACCAACCAATATGACATGGTTTTTGCCCCATTCACTGGAGTTAATCACCATGATACGGAAATTCCTTTCCTATTTAAGTTGGCAGCTTGTAAATGCACATGTAGTTCATTTACAAAAGAAATCCATTACTCTTTACAAAAGAAACATATAATAAACGGAAATTCCCTCAAGTACACAATTACAACCATCACTTGA
- the LOC127343342 gene encoding transcription initiation factor TFIID subunit 11, with product MKDPFEAAVEEQESPPESPAQPEEDASAAPPHALADDYDGAEASGGPRSLPPRPRPPSQAAPSTSAAPPPPKAKVPAHKEQDDEDEEEDQMEVDIDKLPSGTSDPDKLAKMNALLSQFTEDQMNRYESFRRSGFQKSNMKKLLASITGSQKISMPTTIVVSGIAKMFVGEVIETGKIVMSERKDSGPIRPCHIREAYRRLKLEGKIPKRSVPQLFR from the exons ATGAAGGACCCGTTCGAGGCAGCCGTCGAGGAGCAGGAGTCGCCGCCGGAATCGCCGGCGCAGCCCGAGGAGGATGCCTCCGCCGCGCCGCCCCACGCCCTAGCCGACGACTACGACGGAGCAGAGGCCTCCGGCGGCCCTCGCTCCCTGCCGCCGCGCCCGCGGCCTCCGTCGCAAGCCGCGCCCTCGACCTccgccgccccgccgccgccgaaggcCAAGGTGCCGGCCCATAAGGAGCAGGATgacgaggacgaagaggaggaccAGATGGAGGTCGACATCGATAAGCTGCCCTCCGGCACCAGCGACCCCGACAAGCTCGCCAAGATGAA TGCCCTACTGTCCCAATTTACTGAAGATCAGATGAACCGCTACGAGTCATTCCGGAGATCTGGATTCCAGAAATCTAATATGAAGAAG CTATTGGCAAGTATCACTGGCAGTCAAAAGATATCTATGCCAACAACTATCGTAGTATCAGGAATAGCAAAGATGTTTGTTGGTGAGGTTATTGAAACAGGCAA AATAGTAATGAGCGAGAGGAAGGATTCTGGACCGATCAGACCTTGCCACATCAGAGAAGCATATAGAAGACTGAAGCTTGAAGGGAAGATACCGAAGCGATCAGTTCCACAGCTCTTCCGCTAG
- the LOC127343344 gene encoding uncharacterized protein, translating into MEPMERSVTESVKKPKTSLAPPVDALGDDLLGRILLRLPDMASLASAALVCKSWAPVASSPAIFRNFLSLRRPPLVGFILTDHVRVPRYCPDLCFISAGSGNPNLATAVADGDFFFEDIPDIDSDDEEEYYHDEWRLRGCDGGRLLLSRGWNSVDLAVYDPLERTAVFFRGPNAWRHSFHMVRYAILASETDSSFRVIGFQQWGDAFSAVFSSDSRKWVMIDSDADHRVGDDFYHIMSDGMSAGRFVYWRSDTKKVKYYKTKEKIMVLDTETMVWSVIKPPFPPGESYCIADMAEHGGLCIVSSKEQCVQLWVRNSNNEWMLKKEVLLLNKFGYLKKLRRDEWMKRVRILAVKAGYVYMEFWSIRKPHSYLLVLNLNTTKLKIIRNQSTKPYRGSAFPFFMRFAPLPATDADEKL; encoded by the coding sequence ATGGAACCCATGGAGAGAAGCGTGACAGAGAGCGTCAAGAAGCCGAAGACCTCGCTGGCGCCGCCGGTGGACGCCCTCGGCGACGATCTCCTTGGTaggatcctcctccgcctccccgACATGGCGTCCCTCGCCAGCGCCGCCCTCGTCTGCAAGAGCTGGGCCCCAGTGGCATCATCCCCTGCGATCTTCCGCAACTTCCTCTCCCTCCGCAGGCCCCCACTCGTCGGCTTTATCCTCACCGACCACGTGCGCGTTCCCCGGTACTGCCCTGACCTCTGCTTCATCTCAGCTGGATCTGGTAACCCCAATCTGGCCACCGCCGTCGCTGACGGCGATTTCTTCTTCGAAGACATCCCCGACATCGATTCAGATGACGAGGAGGAATACTACCACGATGAGTGGCGCCTCCGTGGCTGCGACGGCGGCCGCCTCCTCCTGTCACGCGGCTGGAACTCGGTTGATCTCGCCGTCTATGATCCCCTCGAGCGGACCGCCGTCTTCTTCCGCGGGCCTAACGCCTGGCGCCATTCGTTCCACATGGTACGTTACGCCATCTTGGCGAGCGAGACCGACTCCTCCTTCAGGGTAATCGGCTTCCAGCAATGGGGTGATGCATTTTCCGCGGTCTTCTCCTCCGACAGCCGCAAATGGGTCATGATTGACTCAGATGCGGATCATCGTGTAGGGGATGATTTTTATCATATCATGAGCGATGGCATGTCCGCGGGCCGGTTCGTGTACTGGCGGTCGGACACCAAGAAGGTGAAGTACTACAAGAccaaagagaagatcatggtgctgGACACTGAAACAATGGTGTGGTCGGTCATCAAACCGCCGTTCCCTCCTGGTGAATCCTACTGCATCGCGGACATGGCGGAGCACGGTGGCCTCTGCATCGTGTCCAGCAAGGAGCAATGCGTGCAGCTCTGGGTCCGTAACAGCAACAATGAGTGGATGCTCAAGAAGGAGGTATTGTTGCTGAATAAGTTTGGGTACTTGAAGAAACTTCGCCGTGATGAGTGGATGAAGAGGGTGCGTATCCTGGCAGTGAAGGCTGGTTATGTCTACATGGAGTTTTGGTCCATAAGGAAGCCTCATTCCTATCTTCTTGTGCTCAATCTGAACACCACCAAGCTGAAAATCATTCGCAACCAGTCGACCAAGCCTTACAGGGGTTCTGCCTTTCCGTTCTTCATGAGGTTCGCACCTCTGCCTGCTACAGATGCTGACGAGAAACTTTGA